The Carassius auratus strain Wakin chromosome 40, ASM336829v1, whole genome shotgun sequence genome has a segment encoding these proteins:
- the LOC113058701 gene encoding claudin-8-like isoform X2, with the protein MANGALEIVGMCVSLIGFVGVAASTGMPMWRVTAFIGENIIVMETRFEGLWMNCYRQASIRMQCKVYDSLLALSPDLQAARGLMCCSVALTGLGLLIAIAGMQCTACIQGNDRAKRMVLIISGCMILAGCFCCLIPVSWTGHVIIQDFYNPLLIDAQRRELWEALYIGWVSSAFLFAGGCIFTCCSGSLDEGPDPRYKYTRNAPMAYQPQPVTYHPQPHLVYSHPSGPPSFIEQSYQPSRQQSFIDPSRQQSFIHPSRQQSFIHPSRQQSFIHPSRQQSFIHPSRQQSFVQPSRYPSTRSAVDYI; encoded by the exons ATGGCGAACGGCGCGCTGGAGATCGTGGGAATGTGTGTGAGCCTGATCGGCTTCGTCGGGGTGGCGGCCAGCACCGGGATGCCGATGTGGCGTGTGACTGCATTCATCGGGGAGAACATCATCGTGATGGAGACCCGGTTCGAGGGCTTGTGGATGAACTGCTACCGGCAGGCCAGCATCCGGATGCAGTGTAAGGTGTACGACTCCTTGCTGGCTCTGTCCCCTGACCTCCAGGCTGCTCGGGGGCTCATGTGCTGCTCCGTGGCATTGACTGGGCTGGGTTTACTAATTGCCATCGCTGGGATGCAGTGCACGGCATGCATCCAAGGAAACGACCGGGCCAAGCGGATGGTTCTGATCATCTCTGGATGCATGATCCTAGCGGGCTGCTTCTGCTGCCTCATCCCTGTCTCCTGGACCGGACATGTCATCATCCAGGACTTCTACAACCCGTTGCTCATCGATGCCCAGCGTAGAGAACTCTGGGAAGCGTTGTACATCGGTTGGGTGTCCTCTGCTTTCTTATTCGCTGGCGGGTGCATATTCACCTGCTGTAGTGGCTCCCTGGACGAGGGCCCGGATCCCAGGTACAAGTACACCAGGAACGCACCCATGGCTTATCAGCCACAGCCCGTGACCTATCACCCCCAACCGCACTTGGTGTACAGCCACCCGTCCGGGCCACCGTCATTCATAGAGCAGTCATACCAGCCTTCCAGAC AGCAGTCATTCATTGATCCGTCCAGACAGCAGTCATTCATTCATCCGTCCAGACAGCAGTCATTCATTCATCCGTCCAGACAGCAGTCATTCATTCATCCGTCCAGACAGCAGTCATTCATTCATCCGTCCCGACAGCAGTCATTCGTGCAGCCGTCCCGATATCCATCCACCCGCAGCGCCGTCGATTATATCTGA
- the LOC113058701 gene encoding claudin-8-like isoform X1, whose amino-acid sequence MANGALEIVGMCVSLIGFVGVAASTGMPMWRVTAFIGENIIVMETRFEGLWMNCYRQASIRMQCKVYDSLLALSPDLQAARGLMCCSVALTGLGLLIAIAGMQCTACIQGNDRAKRMVLIISGCMILAGCFCCLIPVSWTGHVIIQDFYNPLLIDAQRRELWEALYIGWVSSAFLFAGGCIFTCCSGSLDEGPDPRYKYTRNAPMAYQPQPVTYHPQPHLVYSHPSGPPSFIEQSYQPSRHQSFIHPSRQQSFIDPSRQQSFIDPSRQQSFIDPSRQQSFIDPSRQQSFIHPSRQQSFIHPSRQQSFIHPSRQQSFIHPSRQQSFVQPSRYPSTRSAVDYI is encoded by the coding sequence ATGGCGAACGGCGCGCTGGAGATCGTGGGAATGTGTGTGAGCCTGATCGGCTTCGTCGGGGTGGCGGCCAGCACCGGGATGCCGATGTGGCGTGTGACTGCATTCATCGGGGAGAACATCATCGTGATGGAGACCCGGTTCGAGGGCTTGTGGATGAACTGCTACCGGCAGGCCAGCATCCGGATGCAGTGTAAGGTGTACGACTCCTTGCTGGCTCTGTCCCCTGACCTCCAGGCTGCTCGGGGGCTCATGTGCTGCTCCGTGGCATTGACTGGGCTGGGTTTACTAATTGCCATCGCTGGGATGCAGTGCACGGCATGCATCCAAGGAAACGACCGGGCCAAGCGGATGGTTCTGATCATCTCTGGATGCATGATCCTAGCGGGCTGCTTCTGCTGCCTCATCCCTGTCTCCTGGACCGGACATGTCATCATCCAGGACTTCTACAACCCGTTGCTCATCGATGCCCAGCGTAGAGAACTCTGGGAAGCGTTGTACATCGGTTGGGTGTCCTCTGCTTTCTTATTCGCTGGCGGGTGCATATTCACCTGCTGTAGTGGCTCCCTGGACGAGGGCCCGGATCCCAGGTACAAGTACACCAGGAACGCACCCATGGCTTATCAGCCACAGCCCGTGACCTATCACCCCCAACCGCACTTGGTGTACAGCCACCCGTCCGGGCCACCGTCATTCATAGAGCAGTCATACCAGCCTTCCAGACAtcagtcattcattcatccgTCCAGACAGCAGTCATTCATTGATCCATCCAGACAGCAGTCATTCATTGATCCATCCAGACAGCAGTCATTCATTGATCCGTCCAGACAGCAGTCATTCATTGATCCGTCCAGACAGCAGTCATTCATTCATCCGTCCAGACAGCAGTCATTCATTCATCCGTCCAGACAGCAGTCATTCATTCATCCGTCCAGACAGCAGTCATTCATTCATCCGTCCCGACAGCAGTCATTCGTGCAGCCGTCCCGATATCCATCCACCCGCAGCGCCGTCGATTATATCTGA